agcattaggattatgatacactatgaccagacctagcttggtagacatttattgaccaacatatgctctctaggttgagatctacggttatttggtattccgagtttcgatcacatttcagtgaacaactttatgtactgctaaggtaagtttcatttgctccctttttaattgcttttgcaatctatatttttgggctgagaatacatgcactttattttaaaaacaatggacacaattacatacttaattctacactgagtttgaaccaaaaattccttagctttggtaactagtaactgccggttataagaactggtgggcgcgagtagttatatatggatccatagggcatgACATCCCCGTCAGTTCTAAgtatagaaactctagcctgaactataaaacagacgtatgctatttgagtttagtacacgttggttggcgtgtattatacatgttggttgcatgtatgttaaaacaggggtacttattatatagacgttaaagtttggttaccagggtgctcaatcttgtagaatattttgatagacgtttctggatgaaacaactgaaatcttgtgatccacctttatgtacagattatgcaaaacattaaaactatgaactcaccaacctttgtgttgacacttgttagcatgtttattctcagattccctagaagtcttccgctgtttgcttatatgttagataagctatgtgcatggagtcttacatggcatatttttcaaggaaatgttgcattcaccaaatcatcaccatgtatcttattttgactgcattgtcaacggaagtaccattgtaaactattatttacggtgattgtctatatgtagatatcatcagatgtcgaaaacctttgatttaaatattcatttatggtgtgccttttcaaaagaatgcaatgtttacaaaacgtatcatatagaggtcaaatacctcgcaatgaaatcgatgaatgacgtgttcgtccatatggatttggagcgatcgtcacatgagcAGAGCGTGGAAACATTTTCGCTTGTTGAAACTAGGAAAGAAGCTTAAACCTGATAGCGTTACGTACAACACATTAATTAACGGGTTTATAAAGAATTCAAAGGAAGACAAGGCTGTCAAAATGTTTAGTATGATCCCTAAAAAACATATCGACAAGGTGACTCACTTCCTTTTAACAGGGCTAATCGCTAAaactaatcatcatcattatcgttcaGAATCAGAATATCGAGATATTAAGTGCAGTTACTTGTATCATTTATATATGCACGGCGATTCGTTTGATCAGGCGCTCGATTTATTTGATTTCATGGATGCGCACGAGCTAAACTCAAATATTGAAGTGTACAATATCCTCATATTTGGTGCTAACAAATGCGGAAGGTTTGATGTTGCAAGGAAACTTTTCCATGAGCCAAGTGTTAAAGGTTTGCAGCCCGATGAGGTGACGTATACTCTGATTATTCGTGGGTTTTTTCGGGAAGGTCTAGCTAAGGATGCGAAAAGGATGTTTGTTGAAATGAAACGGAACGGTTTGTTGCGGGACAACGTTGTTGATGTTGACCAGCTTCCGTTACGCTATTTGGAGGAACATGACTTTTGTCCTCCTTGTCCTCAAGTTGTTGCAACTCTTCCGACGTTAAATGCAACAAAACAGTTTTTAAAGTCAGCAGCTTCAAGTATGCACCCTGTTGGCTGTTCTTGTTAGTAATTATCCATTTTGATTGACTTGGCAGTTTTTCATTATCTAATTGATCAATTGGGTAATTAACGTTTAAATTAATATGCGATATTTTAAACGATCTAATCTACTATATCGATATCGAGTGCGGAAAATCTCGATATAGGGTTTTATACTCAAAACACACAAATATATTTTGATCTTTAGATATAGAACGACTTTAGGGTGTTAAAGATCGACCTAGATGAATGCTAGATGACCAGAGAATTGGTTTAGACGTTTTAGTGCGGCTAGGATCGTTAACCTAATCATGACACCGCAGTTCTCTATATATATACACAGCGTGTGCAACCTTACGGTTGCACCCCTGCAACCGTCCGGTTGCACTGTGTATCCGTACGGATGTatactgcatccgtacggttgtatTCCAGAGGTGAATATTTGACGTTTACGTATTCCAACTTGATCGCAATGAACCTGGGGACTATAATGCACCAACAACGTTTAAATTAATATGCGATATTTTGTTTGTAGTTTCTATTCGTAGTTTTGATGTGCCTGCCTGCCTGCCTCTGTATCCCACCCAATAACAGGATGCTAATAAATAATACAATACGATGTAATTGTaatgtaactttaataataaagtATAAATCATCATATCATATTCAAAAATTTAATTAAAGCCATTGAATCAAATGGAGGTGCTCTAGCTGGTCATGGACTTGTAACTCTGGTAAAGATAAGTGGTTTGGGTAATGGGTCATCCTTTTAgtaagggtcaaaatgggtctcACTAAGCCTAGGTTGATCCACATATACTTCTTGTTCCTCTTTGTAGAATTAAAAAGCCAAATTAAATTTTGTTAGTTATGAAGACAACAAAATATTACTAACTTTAACAACAAGTCGTCAATGGTTGATCTCGAGTTAAGTGTCTTCTCTGTGCCAGTCGAGTCTGATGTCACAACTGCTAAATAAAACATGGGCCCACCAGTGGTCGATTGCAACTTCCATATGGACGATGGAATTCATCTCCGATTCTTCTGAACAAAATCAGCCCATCATCATCGAATGTTATTACTATGCATGCCAAAGAGTTCGATCACAGGCTTGGCTTGTGTAATGGGACACACAGAATTAGAAGGTTAATAAAGAAAAAACTATCTGCATTATAACCATTAACCAAGGGCGGCCACCAGAACCTTAATTCAGGTAACATTTCCTAGTAAAACTATCTGCAATTTGGACAAGGGACTTTGTAATGTGTTTGATTATTCTAAATTGTTCTCTTCTAATTCGCTAATTCGTGTCTTGTTGTTATAATACATTTGTAGCATATCCTAGTAAATTTAATCATTGACTTTAAAATCATCTCACCAACATTCGCATGAACCCGCCCATTAGTCAAAGAATCTTTCAATAATCGACTTTAAAATCCATCTCACCACTAAGAAAACCAATGACAATAATTAATACAATAGTTTATTTGTTAAGTATGATTAAAGTAATAAcactgtatatgtatatatatacctcTGGATCCAAAAAAATTAGCAACAATATATGTTAAACTGGAAAACTTTTGTTAGGGGACATCTTTTTTGTTAAGGGAGTTATAAGAACGGGTTGCAACAACTTGAGGAGGACTAGCTCGGCATGGTATTCCGCAAAAACGCACGCTTAACCATTAAACTCATTTTTTTCCAAATAGCATAATGGAATCTGATTGATATCCACGACACGGTCTGACAGAGAACCGATTTGTTTCATTTCAACAAACATCCTTTTCGCATCCTTAAATAGACTTACCTGACAAAAACCACGAATAATCAAAGTACACGTCACCTCATCCGGTTGCAAACCTTTAACAGTTAGCTGGTGGAAAAGTTTCCTAGCAACATCAAACCTTCCACATTTGTTTGCACCAAATATGAGGGTATTGTACACTTGTATATTTGAGTTAAGCAACTCATGTCGGTCATCCATGAAATCGAACAAATCAAGCGCCTTTTCATACGAGCCGCCGTGTATATATAAATGATGTAAATAACTGCACTTGATATCATCTCGATATTCTAATTTTGCTGATCGATAATGATGATGGTTAGTCCTAGTGATTAGCCCTGATAAAAGGAAGTATGTCACCTTGTTGACAAGTTGTTTAGGCATCGTACTAAATACTTTGATAGCCACATCTTCCTTCAAATTCTTTATATACCCGTCTATTAACGTGTTGTAGGTAACGCTATCAGGTTTCACTCCTCTCTTCCTCAATAGCCGAAACATTTGTTTCGCTCTGCTCATTCGTCCTCGAGAACAAAGCCTGTAAATAAGCGAATTGTATGTAACTATGTCAGGACGATACGTCTTATTACTAGCTGTACGCATTAAGATGATAACACCCAACGCCTCTTTTAAATTACCTTGTTTGCAAAGGGCATGAACAATTATATTGAATATTTTCAAATCTAAAGAGACATTCTCATCCTCCTTTCGCTTTACCATCTTACACACCTCATCCCAACGACCCAACTTAGAAAACGCATAAATCAAAGAGTTGTACGTATTCGCATCAGGATGTATACCTTTACGAAAAACCATGTCATTACATAGCTTTATAGCGTCATGTATCGTATTTACTACCCCTGGGTTGCTACAAAGACCATCGATGACGGTATTACACGAAACTATATCCAGTTTACAGCAACCACCTCTTCCGTCCATTATTCTAAGCAAAGCAATGGCGGTAAAGTTATCCCCGACTTTACAAAGCCCTTTAAGCATAGTGTTGTAGGTCACAATATCAGGCTCACAAAGTAAAAGTTGATCTGATTTATcatcattgttgttgttgttcatgaTGAACATGTTTTTGAACAATCTTTCGGCCTCTTGTGTCTTATCTTCACTGATAAACCCATCTAAGATGGTATTGTATATGGACACATTATTACATACAATGCCCTGCTTAAAGAAAAAACCTAAGACACTGAAACTAAGATTGGTGTGTTGCAATTGACCATTGCACTTGATTAGAATATGGGCAGTGGAAGTGTTAATAAGAACGCCAACAGCAGACATTATTCTGAACAATTTAAGAACAAGGGTCGAAGAAAAAGAGGTTTTTTCGGGGGTAACAAGAAGAAGATCATGTAATAAGATATTAAAATCTTCAACAGGTGGCAGAGGTCGTGTGCGTATCATATCACCAAACCCTTTGATAACATCTAAAATCGGATACTCAGAAGATTTTGAGTGATAATTGAAACATGGTGAAGAATTTGGAACAAGGAAACGAGTCATGGGATTATTAGTACAATTACCTGTTTGAATTGCTTTCACGAAACAACGAATTTTGAAAATTGCCATCTTCCACCCAGAAACAGAGACCCCTTTTTTCAACCAAGGAGTTTAGGTTATGTACGTAAAGCATATTGCCGTAAATTGATAcggagtattactattattaattacactatttatttatttatttattttttattattattattattattattattattattattattattattattattattattattattattattattattattattattataataaacttaaaagttttaaaacttacaaaaaattagtgggaagcctagagacaatctgggcccccacacctctagcaatagcaaaacctatcctagtaaaaatatgagcagcagcaccggcaccaatatcttgcgccatcgaactcttctgaacccgctttagcaaagaaacagcctccttctctaattccccaagggaagaaaatgagaaaggaatgaaaccataaccaatcgccagacaactagattcgtacttgacccgcttccgacgagccgcattaatcacagcacgtccagggacaaagtcagaaagcccagactgtgtcaaaggagaagaccctgtcaagtcaacacaaacatcgcgaccacaatcccaggaataaagtaacacatctgcaggtctgagggccctgtcgttccctccagacaacccaatgtcaacctcctttctcgctgaaatcccagatcgataacaaacatcaacaagggaatcccggacaatattatgtcgatgcttaatacccaccataccagcacaagacaccgcgtgatccccgaaaatatccccagtaaaaacccttgaacaggcagaacatgccgtcgagatagagaacaatggaacacctaactggtagcacaacacacatcggtaagtctttgcgttcatcgtcagacccaaccccaaaatagggactgcccttagccaagcagaggtgtgatcactctgctgtgatttccataaggctgattgtcggggagataacgaaaaagtggattctgcagaagcggtaacctttgtgaaataaacatctgccaatttcttcatgagtattggggcagcgacctcactcggattacctaaaatatcaaacccaaccgttttattaaacagacccaatgcatcttcaaaagcatgaccaagaccaacaatacccgcatgacgtaggagcttggtctgcaatccagcagactgtaatcgagaagccagaaaagcataatgacgaacatctcccgcagaataaacaccaagccctccaaatgcaaatggcaaggtggcaagccgccactgccaatcaccaaacccaggccctgaagcagtaacaatacgctccaaggaagatcgaagggctccatcgaaagcgtgttgagccgcctcaaatatactaggaggacaagtacgcaaggaaaagtagagtttagaaactcccgtacatgccctaagcaacaacaactcacactgaggatcatcaagcttagcaaccttatccataagcgcaatggacttggtcaccctttgcatcaccagttcactactaaaaccaggatcggaacttgcgggggccccaagcaacttaacaccatttaaaggccgagcaatattaggaggaaagacacctacttgcctgctgcgagggtcctccgtaggccagaaaatttctgttttttcaacgttgagatgcagcccaaaacaaggcccatcctccataatcaaatgcaaaaccttccccaccaccaaagtgtccccaataatagtaccatcatccaaataccacgcctgaagacaaacctcaaaattatctctgattttagaaaccaagggttgtaggaccaaagcaaaaagcagcggaccaagggaaTCACCCTGTTGTACCCCCTGCgaagaccataatgtgtggttcccataatacaatctggctggattagagtagcaaaattcaacccaccgagaaatgctcggacaaaggcggcaaacttcacgtaacatgaccgtacgatcaactagattgaaggcattttgaaaatcaactaataacatagagaggccaacatcagagccacgatcctcaataagccgattcacagcatgaagaatagcctcaccacctgaagaaacaccaacaccaaactgaagaccgtcgaagtaacttcccaaagactggccaaccatagcagcgccaaccttcgaaacaagacgtcgccaaacagtacccacagctataggacgaagaccaccgtcgggcttgacaagcggtgtgaggggagcactagcaatatactctcctaattccatagggcaccttccaactagaaagagattaacgactccggtaatagagccaaccaactcatccgagactgccacagcagcaccactcaagcaatccataaggtgttgtgcacgtaaaccatccctaccacatgaagtgccccgaggaaaacttttaatttggcccaaaacaacagcagaagtcgtaacgaggtgaaggtgatcaaccgtcatatcaggcaaggaaggagcgatagaagaagggtgcttagacagcaagtccgccagtgtggcgtcattataaggagcaacgcctgatgaagaaagaacacgagctgcagcggtgtaatggccatcacaaatcttcctacgacactgcttaatattacgctcttccaaatcaaggacctcatcatcaaccactgagaacataggagaatcctctgccaaatactccctcacaagctgtaaactcccacccgctgtcccccaagagcaaatagcacgggaaatattctcttcctgatgccgacgctttatcgaagacctagactcacgactactccgtggccgaaaggttttaagggtacaaaggggtaacaccaacaaagagacccaactagaaatgtcatcaggcttagagatcaccttatcaagagcacctttcaaaatccgagaaaaccccaaacgacacttgggagggatagacttaaccgtgcgaaaccccttagagaacaactgatcccggagagccacgtcaaaaccatcattatgatcacgcaccgaaccatcctcaatacaaagtcgagcaggagaagagggagctagtagcttggaaaaattatgaagcacaaaacgaacaacaccatttccctcatcggggggcggcacatccgggcccctaccaggttattattattattattattattattattattttattatttattatttgatTTGGACAAAATTGCGCGGATGGTCTATCATGTTTGTATCAAAATGCACGGTTAACCTTTATCTTTTTTTTCGACCTAAATGAACCTGAACTATCACTTTTTGGCATGAATGACCCAACCATTAAACTCCGTTAATTTTTGGACGTTAAGTCCGCTCACAtgccatgcatgtgagggcaaTTTTGTCCACACACGTAAAAAAACCCAAACACCAATTAGATCTAAACCTAAACACCAATTTGAATTCAAACCCATACATGACTCCACTTTTCTATGAAATCATGAAATTAAACCCATTTCTATTTCAATTAAATCACCAAATAGGTTCCACTGTAACGTAATGTAAGTATATAATTGACCATGAAAATAAACCCATTTTCATGACTATTGTTACATAAAATTATACCCGTACGATGAACCCCTCGACTGATTATGACCTTTAAATTAAAAATCATTTTTGAGAACAAAAATCTTGAGATCTAAAACTATGAAAATGAATTTAATTTCTTATACATGAAAATGAAGATGAAATGATTTTGCTTTTGATTTTGCTTAATATTTTTTATATTTGATGAAGATGAAATAATTTTGCGTTTGATTTTGCTTAatatttttgatttttatttttgatgaagatgaaatgatttttgatttttaatttaagATGAAGATGAAACGATTAAATTGAAGATGAGGGCAATAAAATATGTTTGGACAAAATTGCCCTCATATGCATGGCATGTGAGCGGATTTAACGTTCAAAAATTAACGGAGTTTAGTGGTTGGGTCATCCATGCCGAAAAGTGATAGTTCAGGGTTATCTAGGTCGAAAAAAAAAGGTTAATCATGCATTTTGATACAAACATGATGGGTCATTCGCGCAATTATGTCTTTGATTTGATTAATTTCCTATCGTAATTATCgcatttttgtttatttttatgcaAAAAACGATAACATTAGAACGGATACAAAAATCAAAAAGTACAACTGATATAAAAGAATCCACAACGAGTCCTAGTCAAACTTGACAAACCAAATCAACGGCTCACTAATAGGGTGAATAACTAAGAATATAACAAAAGAAACTTAAATAACGGGTACACTAACAAGATAACAAAATAAACATCAATAAACTCGCGCCCTAACAGTCGTCAACAAAACGGAGATCCAGCCAAAATACGCCAAAACCATTTCAACACAATCGAAAACCGAACACCTGACGGTGTTCGTCGCCTGCGAACGGCGAGAAAGAGGATTCTGGCGAAGAGCTCCGGTGAAAACGAAAGAACAGCGACCAAAGTAACCTTCTCTGACGAGACAAATAGAACACCAGTCACCCTGCAAACAGGACCTGCGAACCACAGAATGCCATGAGAACACACGACATTCGCCGACTATGGTCCGCCGGAGATGAAGAAAGAAGCGGGAAAACCGTCCGATGGAAAAGGAAGAGTGAAGTCGACGGGGATATCAGGAAAGAAAATGACGAGCATTCCGACCACCAGCGAGATTTCGGGGTCGAAGAAGAAGAAGTAGAGAGTGTGACGCGGCTTTAAAAAAAGAGATGATAGAATTAGGGTTTTTAGGTGGGAACTTTTTAAGAGATATGCAATTTTTTACATTTTTGTTTCTTTATAGTATTTTGTTATTTTACTTTAAAACGTAATTTGAAATGtaatttttttatatgtatatatgtatatgtatctttaTAATTTACTTCCTCCGTCTCAATGGAATGTCTTTTATTTCAACCAATTAAAagaggttgtagacttatagtggAGAGAAGATATTTTATTGGTGAATAATGGAGTTAGTGGAATTTTagaaaactgtgtgttttttgtctggtgactattaaattgagacggagggagtaacaGTGATGGGTCATGGATGAACATGTACACCCTGGCTTCGTATACGGAGTATCTGTTTTGTtgaaaattattaatgtatgtaatTATTAATTCAAGTACCTATAAACATACATTTATCTAGAAACAACTCATACACAAAACGAGTCAAAATATTCAAAGTCGTTTATCCAGCCCTCTGTGGCTCGAATTGCGGTTGGACCGCAGTCTCATTATGCTTAGAACTATAACTTAATGTCTTACTGTTTGCACTGTTTCAATACATTTGTGAAAACTAAAATCATAAGGCCATTCCTATGGAGAGACCAGTGTTGTGGTGTTGTAGGTGAGAATTGTGCTGACGTGACATTGTTGTTAGAAATATGGTTCTTACGATAGTGTTGAAAAATATGATTGTTGTAGCTAGATGAAAAAATAGATTAAAaaaattaaatttataaaaattaaccaatcaaactttgttttcatttgttattgttttcattgttaTATTACCACGCCCATAACATTTTGGATTCCACGCCCCCATAAGGGGCGTTGCCATTAGCACGTCAGACATCGGATTGTAAACTCTTTCAAGAACTGTAGTCCTAGGTAGTAATACATATTAATTATAAAATCAGTGTGAACATAAAAATAAatggatctttttttttttttttttttgaaaggcaagcaacTTTTTTATTAACCTTAAAAATTAGAATTTAGATGTAGAGCATGTGAGATCATGCTTGAAAAACAGAAACTAACAGGAAAGAAAAATACATGGGATTAAACTAAAGAGCAGGGCACACTACCATCCCGATATATAATATATTAGTAGAAGTATTACAACCATAAAACTTAGCCATGATCATCTATCATACTTGGGTTTATAGAAAAAATATAGATAACTGAATTATTCAAACCCATCTACATCTACATAAAAAATAAAAGTCCAGACAATAATTTCAGTGAAGATTCTTCCATACCTGAAAATGTAGACGTTAGTTAACAACATGTTTTATTATTGTTCTCATTCTCCAACCTTTTACATGAGATTATCTAATCACAGCTTTTGATGCTATCTTTAAAAAAAAAGTATGCACAAAAAAATGTTATACTGTAGTAAGATTAGTGAAGTAGTTAATAAGAAATTTGTTAAATGGTTATCATCAAAGTACAAGCATGTTAAAAAAATCTTAAAGATGACTTTTATGACCATATTCAAAAAAATTCAAAATACATCTATAATTATTTTGACGAATGTCAATGtcgacatcgaatactctcatttatcACTTACATACACGTTAGGAGAAAACTCAATTCCCGATGATGTTGAAAGTGTCATCGAAGGTTAGGAAAACCCCTCAGAGACTTTCTCAAATCGCATTAACGTTGACAGTACCATTAATAAACATATTGTACACTtatatataattgttattgttattgttattgttattgttattgttattgttaccatAATACTAAAGGAAGAACGGAATTGTGTCGTTTGACACAAAAGGCCGAACAAACCtgcaccaaaacaacaacaacatatAAAATATGTTCCACCCCCTCATATATAATCAACTTACAAAAACACCCCCCAAAGTCCGGGGGATAAAACGTAAATTCTTTTATTTAATATAGAACATTCCAACAATTCCACCTCAATCTTACACGGGCCTTATCTTCTTATTCGTCTCGAGTTATTTTTCGTCGGCATCAccattaaactcaaaataattttacgaacaaaatgaAACTAGCTGcactcgaaacggacactttttaaaaacgctaaacacaCCGACATCTAGAACGGGACTTATCTTTCTACTTACCCCCGAACTATTTTCCACCGCCATCACCATCAACCTCTAAATAACTTTACAAGCACAATGCAACTAACTATACGTGAAACGAGCGCTTTTAAAAAAACGCTAGCTATTTCAGgctatttttcatatacatatacatttcacGCAGCAACGCGTAGGCCATTCTTGCTTCTGTAAACACATAACACtacattaaatatgaatatgcaacccGAAAAGCCCGTCGCAACGCGCGGGCTGAAAAATCACTAGTTACATACTAAAagtcaatatatttttttttttaaaccaattGAATTATATAAAAAAACTCACAGAAGATACAAACATACAAAAGAACAAACCTAAAGGCCAAAGCCTAATACACTAAAAACTAAACCTTAATGTGGAAAACAACTCGAACAGTACCAACAAAAATGATACAGACTCGATGGCTGTAGAGCTAACATCCAATCATATTTACGTTTGAGTAAAAGATACAATTCTGGAGATGTTATCCACGTTTGCCAATCGAATTTTCTGCCTTTCGATATATGTGTGATCCATTCGAACGATTTGATATCAATATCGTTAAGCGCCACCGGAGCATCCAACATTTGTTTTGAAATACCACGACATTCCTATTCCTCATAATCAAGTATGCACACGTCCACTCCACAGCTTGCCGAGCACTAAACCTAAAAATACAAAAACGGTTGAGCTCGAACCAAACCCCCGAGAATGACTAACGGATAACCATCCGCGGAAGCCAAACATCCAGAAACCGAAGCCTTCAATACAAACACCGACAACCCAAGCCTTCAATACAAACACCGACAACCCAACCTGCCAAGACACAAACTCATCAAATACCTGTCGGGAAACCCAAGACACCGCCCCCAAGGCCAGTAAACTGAGGAAATCTCACGAAACCAATAAATCAGTGAGAATCCACCAAATTCGGCACAACTCGTGAACCACCAAGAGTCCTCGATCAGACATAAAACAATCGTTCAAGCGATCGAAAAACCCCGAGCGACCACTCCCGAAAACCTCATTTTTTGAAACCGACAAGAAACGAAAACAACGACGAACCACCCGAAAAGGACACGACGTCGGGGACTATGCAGCGAGTGAGATCAAAGAAGAACAACGGGACCCGCAGTCCAACATTTGCAGGAAGGGAGGTGATATTCACACACtagtttttgatccatacacactttttaccataaaacttACATTTATATCATTAAATTCATGTAGGGAGTTGAACCACTATAATTGTAAGTAAGAACATATTAGTCAATTAAGTGTGTATGAATCAAAAACTGGTGTCACCTCTCGACCGAAGCTCCTAACAAGGCATAACCCGACCAAGAAACTGACCGAAAACTGGCAAAAAACTCCGCCTGCCCATCCAAAACCAGAAAACGCACAAGTGGGAAGCTGAATTATACCACACGGAGACTAGATTCAAACCAAGACAGTCGCCGTTTTTTTaagaaaatttaaaaataaaagctATTCAAttgaattaatatattaattatttatttttcgtTCCAGATCTATTTCCTTCACAACCATTTCAATCAATCTACAAACCGTATCTCTCTATTATATTTTCTCTATGCTGTAAAAAT
This window of the Rutidosis leptorrhynchoides isolate AG116_Rl617_1_P2 chromosome 7, CSIRO_AGI_Rlap_v1, whole genome shotgun sequence genome carries:
- the LOC139860475 gene encoding pentatricopeptide repeat-containing protein At3g16610-like, encoding MFRLLRKRGVKPDSVTYNTLIDGYIKNLKEDVAIKVFSTMPKQLVNKVTYFLLSGLITRTNHHHYRSAKLEYRDDIKCSYLHHLYIHGGSYEKALDLFDFMDDRHELLNSNIQVYNTLIFGANKCGRFDVARKLFHQLTVKGLQPDEVTCTLIIRGFCQVSLFKDAKRMFVEMKQIGSLSDRVVDINQIPLCYLEKNEFNG
- the LOC139858662 gene encoding pentatricopeptide repeat-containing protein At3g49170, chloroplastic-like; protein product: MAIFKIRCFVKAIQTGNCTNNPMTRFLVPNSSPCFNYHSKSSEYPILDVIKGFGDMIRTRPLPPVEDFNILLHDLLLVTPEKTSFSSTLVLKLFRIMSAVGVLINTSTAHILIKCNGQLQHTNLSFSVLGFFFKQGIVCNNVSIYNTILDGFISEDKTQEAERLFKNMFIMNNNNNDDKSDQLLLCEPDIVTYNTMLKGLCKVGDNFTAIALLRIMDGRGGCCKLDIVSCNTVIDGLCSNPGVVNTIHDAIKLCNDMVFRKGIHPDANTYNSLIYAFSKLGRWDEVCKMVKRKEDENVSLDLKIFNIIVHALCKQGFVLEDE